Proteins from one Saccharomyces eubayanus strain FM1318 chromosome XI, whole genome shotgun sequence genomic window:
- the TTI1 gene encoding Tti1p, with the protein MFKSSGKMNSDTEAFKGIRVACVELSKTAFLPAESFDPNSLKLLACLKKVELKLSTYQDDSLSPKFADYVFVPIASLLKQPTLGESQTEYVLLIISHLLRICWSSNGKLPQQLAQQLFPLISFLISPDKENLKLNSRSDEFRYAGSLVLYQFFDSLRFQQYHNEFFSNSSPKSLPSLGHSITILLKILEQTPQNNELQLKVLSALEILFQDIITDGEMLSFILPGNVSVFSKILMRPGRQIHYKVSVRTLEVLAKLLVLVYDDFGLQVQINELTDIRELKETGMKSEQDQSFSFNKPIIVLQKDKESDGNTHRDTSWLRATSSQIKIALEAFIPKLLKRNNDSINEKLALFVSTLLDRCAKSLHNCEPVFVSTLVNLQRDPMFKLSTHLGSLKEVLNEDLGKLSDTIRFENTDKLSIMAYAVNILQKDDDDDILVNGIVKRLLDSMNESVEPLSLVDKKDRITEQSNRITTMVNFEKIENRDTVITLPRLSKEISVNLQNFACHIGSLLLENHNLNNVIMELISEQVGSPRTQKIVALWLSASFLKGAGRKPREEENYLQFGSSIDDSGSVVEESCLTVLEYCNELSQDISMKIEGNGIKKSDEFALCTILSSIETVCSVMKRDFQPELIDYIYTVTDALASPSEAIRYVGQSCALTIANTLYDGSVSTMILRNVDYLVESISSRLNSGMTERVSSILMVICQLAGYETIESFKDVIETIFKLLDYYHGYSELCLQFFQLFETIILEMKKKYVSDDEMILKIANQHLSQSTFAPWGMTRFEQVLNMLDKETGSKDDIMDDAKLLEENTGPSSFQEYFDSKLREPDSDDEEEEEPEGDSPSNDADQWVSPIPRDSYKILLQILSYGERLLTHPSKRLRVQILSVMRLTFPLLATQHNLLIKEVASTWDSIVQCVVCADYSIVQPACMCVEQMIKYSGDFVSKRFVELWRKMCEESFILKELRVDPTVHNDDTRCIEKRVKFPPVTENALVSMVHMVLEGIKITEYLVSEAVLEQMIYCCVQVVPMEDISAISLITGDIVWKIRNIN; encoded by the coding sequence ATGTTCAAGAGCTCCGGGAAAATGAACTCAGACACGGAAGCATTTAAGGGCATAAGGGTTGCATGCGTTGAACTGTCCAAAACCGCCTTTTTGCCTGCTGAATCATTTGATCCGAATTCATTAAAATTGTTAGcatgtttgaaaaaagttgaatTGAAGCTTTCAACTTACCAAGACGATTCACTCTCCCCTAAATTTGCAGATTATGTTTTTGTTCCTATAGCAAGTTTATTGAAACAGCCAACTCTTGGGGAATCTCAAACAGAATATGTCCTATTGATCATATCGCACCTATTACGGATATGTTGGTCATCCAATGGAAAACTTCCACAACAGTTGGCACAGCAACTGTTCCCCctgatttcatttttaataAGCCcagataaagaaaacctCAAACTTAATTCTCGGTCAGATGAGTTTAGATACGCTGGTAGTTTAGTCCtatatcaattttttgattcattAAGATTCCAACAATATCacaatgaatttttttcaaattcaagtcCTAAATCACTTCCCAGTTTAGGACATTCTATTACTATTCTCCTGAAGATTTTGGAGCAAACACCGCAAAATAACGAGCTTCAATTGAAAGTTTTATCAGCTTTAGAAATACTCTTTCAAGACATTATAACAGATGGAGAAATGCTCTCATTTATACTACCAGGAAATGTTTCTGTCTTCTCCAAAATACTAATGAGACCTGGTCGTCAAATACATTACAAAGTGAGTGTTCGTACGCTGGAAGTCCTGGCCAAGTTGTTAGTATTGGTTTATGATGATTTTGGTTTACAAGTTCAAATAAATGAGTTGACAGATATTCGAGAATTGAAGGAAACCGGGATGAAGTCCGAACAAGATCAATCTTTTTCGTTTAATAAACCCATTATTGTTTTACAGAAAGATAAAGAATCTGATGGGAACACTCATAGAGACACAAGTTGGTTAAGGGCAACTTCAAGCCAAATTAAAATTGCTTTAGAGGCCTTTATTCCTAAGTTACTCAAACGCAATAATGACTCAATCAATGAGAAATTAGCGTTGTTCGTTTCCACTCTGCTAGATAGATGTGCAAAGTCTCTGCATAATTGTGAGCCTGTATTTGTATCCACCTTAGTAAACTTACAGCGAGATCCAATGTTTAAATTATCTACACATTTAGGCAGTTTGAAAGAAGTTCTCAATGAAGATCTGGGTAAGTTGAGTGATACTATTCGATTCGAGAACACCGATAAGTTGTCGATCATGGCATATGCGGTTaatattttacaaaaagatgatgacgatgacatATTGGTCAACGGAATAGTTAAGCGTTTACTTGACTCGATGAATGAATCCGTTGAACCCCTGAGTTTAGTCgataaaaaagatagaaTAACAGAGCAAAGTAACCGAATAACGACAATGGTAAACTTcgaaaaaatagaaaatagaGACACTGTAATTACTTTGCCAAGGTtgtcaaaagaaatttcgGTAAACCTGCAAAATTTTGCATGTCATATTGGATCCTTGCTATTAGAAAACCATAACCTAAACAATGTAATTATGGAGTTGATTTCAGAACAGGTTGGTTCGCCAAGGACACAAAAGATAGTTGCATTATGGTTAAGTGCCAGTTTCCTCAAAGGGGCGGGGCGAAAACCAAGGGAGGAAGAAAATTACCTGCAATTTGGTTCAAGTATAGATGATTCTGGCTCAGTAGTTGAAGAATCGTGCTTAACAGTGCTGGAGTATTGTAATGAACTTTCTCAAGATATTAGTATGAAAATTGAGGGGAACGGTATTAAAAAGAGCGATGAATTCGCCCTATGCACAATTTTATCGTCCATCGAAACAGTCTGTTCTGTCATGAAGCGTGATTTTCAACCAGAATTAAttgattatatatataccgTTACTGATGCCCTGGCATCACCTTCTGAAGCCATCAGGTATGTGGGCCAGTCGTGTGCATTGACCATAGCGAATACCTTGTATGATGGATCCGTTTCCACTATGATCCTTAGAAACGTGGATTACTTAGTAGAATCTATTTCTTCGAGGTTGAATTCTGGGATGACTGAAAGGGTAAGTAGCATATTGATGGTGATTTGTCAATTGGCCGGCTATGAAACTATCGAAAGCTTTAAAGATGTAATTGAAACAATATTCAAGCTTCTGGATTACTATCATGGATATAGTGAATTAtgtcttcaatttttccagTTATTTGAAACAATCATTTTggagatgaaaaaaaaatatgtcaGTGATGATGAGATGATCTTGAAAATAGCAAACCAACACCTTTCGCAAAGTACATTTGCACCTTGGGGGATGACTCGCTTTGAACAAGTGCTTAATATGTTAGATAAAGAGACAGGATCTAAAGATGATATAATGGATGATGCAAAACTGTTGGAAGAGAACACGGGGCCTAGTAGTTTCCAAGAATACTTCGATTCCAAGCTGAGAGAGCCAGACagtgatgacgaagaagaagaagagccaGAAGGAGATAGTCCGAGTAATGACGCGGATCAGTGGGTCTCGCCTATACCGCGGGACTCATATAAAATACTACTACAAATTCTAAGCTATGGAGAAAGATTGCTAACGCATCCATCAAAACGATTAAGAGTGCAAATTCTATCTGTTATGAGGCTGACTTTCCCCTTGTTAGCCACGCAACATAATCTGTTGATAAAGGAGGTTGCCAGTACATGGGATTCCATCGTCCAATGTGTCGTATGTGCGGACTATTCAATTGTTCAACCAGCATGCATGTGTGTCGAGCAGATGATTAAATATTCCGGAGATTTTGTCTCTAAGAGGTTTGTCGAACTTTGGCGGAAAATGTGCGAGGAAtcctttattttgaaagaactaAGAGTCGATCCGACGGTGCACAACGATGATACAAGATGTATAGAAAAGCGTGTAAAGTTTCCGCCAGTGACCGAAAACGCGCTGGTGTCAATGGTGCATATGGTCTTGGAAGGTATCAAGATTACAGAATACTTAGTCTCTGAGGCGGTGTTGGAGCAAATGATATACTGTTGTGTTCAGGTTGTGCCAATGGAGGATATATCCGCTATATCTTTGATTACGGGTGATATCGTGTggaaaataagaaatataAATTGA
- the IXR1 gene encoding DNA-binding transcription repressor IXR1, with translation MNTGISPKQDDGSNSNLLNIGQDHSLQYQALDHNDPQYRDASHQTPHQYLNQFQAQPQQQQQQQHQQQQQHQQHQQQQAQYQAQYQQSPQQQQNVYFPAPPQSLRQPTSQSQQSQQQQQQQQQQQQYAVSNSNSNSNSNSNNNVNVNSMPQDFGYMQQNVSGQNYQTINPQQFSELYNSFLSHLTQKQTNPPAAGSNSSASNNNNNNSNNNPSSGNNSTSSNPAQLAASHLNPATAAAAANNANSAASFLTQPPQVQRYYTNNVNTLSNLLDPASASAQDNPNSAAHLGLLPPNLPPQLSQHQQQLQQQQLQLQQQQQLQLQQQQQLQMQQQQQHQHQLQQQQQHHQQQQQHHQQQHQQQQQQHPVVKKLSSTQSRIERRKQLKKQGPKRPSSAYFLFSMSIRNELLQQFPEAKVPELSKLASARWKELTDDQKKPFYEEFRTNWEKYRVVRDEYEKTLPPKRPSGPFIQFTQEIRPKVVKENPDKGLIEITKIIGEKWRELDPAKKAEYTETYKKRLKEWESCYPDENDPSGNTTPHPLKTMNMNLNMDTKIMENHDSIVNDPVAGSNGNTTGSNTPVSSSMSLQQQPLQQQQQQHMLLADPTANGSIIKNE, from the coding sequence ATGAACACCGGAATCTCGCCCAAACAGGACGACGGCTCCAACTCCAACCTGCTCAACATCGGCCAGGACCATTCGCTGCAGTACCAGGCCCTCGACCACAACGACCCGCAGTATAGAGACGCGTCCCACCAGACCCCTCATCAGTACTTGAACCAGTTTCAAGCACAACcccaacaacaacaacagcagcaacatcagcagcagcagcagcatcaacagcatcaacaacaacaggCGCAGTACCAAGCGCAATATCAGCAGTCGccgcaacaacagcagaaTGTGTATTTCCCTGCTCCTCCGCAATCGCTGAGACAGCCTACTTCGCAGTCACAACAGTcgcagcaacaacagcagcagcaacagcaacagcaacaatatGCGGTTTCGAACTCGAACTCGAACTCGAATTCGAACTCAAACAACAACGTCAATGTTAACTCAATGCCTCAGGATTTCGGCTACATGCAGCAAAATGTTTCTGGCCAAAACTACCAAACAATAAATCCGCAGCAATTCTCCGAGTTGTATAACTCCTTCTTGAGCCATTTGACCCAGAAGCAAACAAACCCACCTGCCGCAGGCTCGAATTCCTCTgccagcaacaacaacaacaataatagcaacaacaacccCAGCAGTGGCAACAACAGCACCAGCAGCAATCCTGCCCAACTGGCTGCTTCTCATTTGAACCCGGCCACTGCTGCCGCCGCCGCCAACAACGCCAACAGCGCAGCTTCTTTCTTGACCCAACCTCCCCAAGTGCAGAGATACTACACGAACAACGTGAACACGCTCTCTAATCTTTTGGATCCAGCCTCCGCCTCCGCCCAAGACAACCCCAACTCCGCCGCCCACCTCGGCCTGTTGCCGCCCAACTTGCCACCTCAGCTGTCTCAACACCAACAGCAgctacaacaacaacagctgcaattgcaacaacaacaacagctgCAGTtgcaacagcagcagcaactgCAAAtgcaacagcaacagcaacatcaacaccaactccaacagcagcagcagcaccatcagcaacagcagcagcaccatcagcagcagcaccaacagcagcagcaacaacatcCAGTGGTGAAGAAACTATCTTCCACCCAGAGCAGAAtcgaaagaagaaaacagtTGAAGAAGCAAGGCCCCAAAAGACCCTCTTCTGCTTACTTCTTGTTCTCAATGTCTATAAGAAACGAGTTGCTGCAACAGTTCCCTGAAGCGAAAGTGCCCGAACTGTCCAAGTTGGCCTCAGCCAGATGGAAGGAACTGACCGATGACCAAAAGAAACCGTTCTACGAAGAGTTCAGAACCAACTGGGAGAAGTACAGGGTCGTCAGAGACGAGTACGAAAAGACTCTACCACCAAAGAGACCCTCCGGTCCTTTCATTCAATTCACCCAGGAAATCAGACCCAAAGTCGTCAAGGAAAACCCGGACAAGGGTCTGATCGAAATCACCAAGATAATCGGTGAAAAATGGCGCGAACTGGATCCTGCCAAGAAGGCCGAATACACGGAAACctacaagaaaagattaaagGAATGGGAAAGTTGTTATCCCGACGAAAACGACCCGAGCGGCAACACAACCCCTCACCCACTAAAGACCATGAACATGAATTTGAATATGGACACtaaaataatggaaaacCATGACAGCATCGTTAACGACCCCGTCGCGGGCAGCAATGGCAACACCACCGGCTCAAACACCCCCGTGTCATCGTCGATGTCATTGCAACAGCAGCCACtccaacagcaacaacagcaacacATGCTCTTGGCTGACCCCACTGCAAATGGTTCGatcataaaaaatgaataa
- the MAE1 gene encoding malate dehydrogenase (oxaloacetate-decarboxylating) has translation MLRTKLSVSIAARSQLARSLTASRTSSLRIWSAQQQPRLYSSNTRPNKATTTRENTFQKPYNDQEVTKTPVGSHARKIFEAPHPKATRLTVEGAIECPLESFQLLNSPLYNKGSAFTQEEREAFNLEALLPPQVNSLDEQLERSYKQLCYLKTPLAKNDFMTSLRVQNKVLYFALIRKHIKELVPIIYTPTEGDAIAAYSHRFRKPEGVFLDITEPDSIERRLATYGGDKDVDYIVVSDSEGILGIGDQGIGGVRIAISKLALMTLCGGIHPGRVLPVCLDVGTNNKKLARDELYMGNKFARIRGKQYDDFLEKFIQAVKKVYPSAVLHFEDFGVKNARRLLEKYRYELPSFNDDIQGTGAVVMASLIAALKHTNRDLKDIRVLVYGAGSAGLGIADQIVNHMVTHGVAKEDARKKIFLMDRRGLILQSYEANSTPAQNAFAKSDAEWAGVNTKSLHDVVQNVKPTCLVGCSTQAGAFTQDVVEEMHKHNPRPIIFPLSNPTRLHEAVPADLMKWTDNNALVATGSPFPAVDGYRISENNNCYSFPGIGLGAVLSRATTITDKMISAAVDQLAELSPLREGDSRPGLLPGLDTITNTSARLATAVILQALEEGTARIEQEQVPGGVPGETVKVPRDFDECLQWVKAQMWEPMYRPMIKVQHDPSVHTNQL, from the coding sequence ATGCTTAGAACCAAACTGTCCGTTTCGATCGCTGCGAGATCCCAGTTAGCAAGATCTTTGACAGCGTCAAGGACGTCGTCATTGAGAATATGGTCCGCTCAACAACAGCCGCGTTTGTATTCTTCCAACACAAGACCAAACAAGGCCACCACAACAAGGGAAAACACCTTCCAAAAACCATACAATGATCAAGAAGTGACCAAGACACCAGTCGGGTCGCACGCCAGAAAGATCTTCGAGGCCCCACACCCAAAAGCCACCCGTTTGACCGTGGAGGGTGCCATTGAATGTCCCCTAGAGAGCTTCCAACTACTAAACTCCCCCTTGTACAACAAGGGTTCTGCATTCACACAAGAGGAAAGGGAAGCGTTCAACCTGGAGGCATTGCTGCCACCACAGGTGAATTCTCTAGATGAGCAACTGGAGAGAAGTTACAAGCAGTTATGCTACTTGAAAACGCCCTTGGCCAAGAACGACTTTATGACGTCATTGAGGGTACAGAACAAAGTGCTGTATTTTGCATTAATCAGAAAGCATATCAAGGAGCTAGTCCCCATCATATACACCCCCACTGAAGGTGACGCCATTGCGGCCTATTCGCACCGGTTCAGAAAACCAGAAGGTGTGTTTTTGGACATCACCGAACCGGACTCCATCGAACGCAGACTGGCCACTTACGGTGGAGACAAGGACGTAGACTACATCGTCGTGTCCGACTCAGAGGGTATCCTGGGAATCGGTGACCAAGGTATCGGTGGTGTGCGTATTGCCATCTCCAAGCTGGCGTTGATGACGCTGTGCGGTGGTATCCACCCTGGCCGTGTGCTGCCCGTGTGTCTGGACGTAGGcacaaacaacaaaaagcTGGCCCGCGATGAGTTGTACATGGGTAACAAGTTTGCCAGAATCAGAGGCAAGCAATACGACGacttcttggaaaaattcatcCAAGCCGTGAAAAAAGTCTACCCAAGCGCGGTCCTGCATTTCGAAGATTTCGGTGTCAAGAACGCAAGAAGACTACTGGAAAAATACAGATACGAATTGCCATCCTTCAACGACGACATTCAAGGTACGGGTGCCGTGGTCATGGCCTCGCTAATCGCCGCTTTGAAGCACACCAACAGAGACCTAAAGGACATCAGAGTCTTAGTGTACGGCGCCGGCTCCGCGGGACTCGGTATCGCGGACCAGATCGTAAACCACATGGTAACGCACGGCGTTGCCAAGGAAGACGCGCGCAAGAAGATCTTCCTAATGGACAGACGTGGGTTGATCCTGCAATCCTACGAAGCAAACTCCACCCCTGCACAAAACGCCTTCGCCAAAAGCGACGCGGAATGGGCAGGCGTCAACACCAAGTCGCTACACGACGTGGTGCAAAACGTCAAGCCCACATGTCTGGTGGGCTGCTCCACCCAGGCGGGCGCCTTCACTCAAGACGTAGTGGAGGAGATGCACAAGCACAACCCTAGACCCATCATCTTCCCGCTATCTAACCCAACAAGACTACACGAGGCCGTTCCAGCGGATCTAATGAAATGGACCGATAATAACGCCTTGGTGGCCACGGGGTCACCCTTCCCGGCCGTCGATGGATACCGTATCTCAGAGAACAATAACTGTTACTCCTTCCCGGGAATTGGTCTTGGTGCCGTGCTTTCGCGCGCCACCACCATTACGGACAAGATGATTTCTGCTGCAGTGGACCAACTGGCCGAATTGTCACCACTGAGAGAGGGTGACTCCAGGCCGGGGCTGTTGCCCGGCCTGGACACCATCACCAACACCTCGGCCCGTCTAGCCACCGCAGTGATCCTGCAGGCGCTAGAAGAGGGCACAGCCCGCATCGAACAGGAGCAGGTGCCCGGCGGTGTTCCCGGTGAGACGGTCAAGGTGCCTCGTGACTTTGACGAGTGTTTGCAATGGGTCAAGGCGCAGATGTGGGAGCCTATGTACAGGCCCATGATCAAGGTGCAGCACGATCCCTCGGTGCATACCAACCAGTTGTAG
- the TFA1 gene encoding transcription factor TFIIE subunit TFA1, whose protein sequence is MDRPIDDIVKSLLKFVVRGFYGGSFVLVLDAILFHSVLAEDDLKQLLSINKTELGPLIARLRSDRLISIHKQREYPPNSKSVERVYYYVKYPHAIDAIKWKVHQVVQRLKDDLDKNSEPNGYMCSICETKYTQLEAVQLLNFDRTEFLCSLCDEPLVEDDSGKKNKEKQDKLNRLMDQIQPIIDSLKKIDDSRIEENTFEIALARLIPPQNQSHAAYTYNPKKGSTMFRPGDSAPLPNLMGTALNNDSSRRAGANSQATLHINITTASDEVAQRELQERQAEEKRKQNAVPEWHKQSTIGKSALGRLDNEEEFDPAVTASAMDSMNANNESVQENSYQTNNRILTEQEMEERENEKTLNDYYAALAKKQAKLNKEQEEEEEEEEEEEDVEEDMEDVGDEDDEDAAENAFEDEFEDVTDAADTVKTEPKDSNLNSVKQNSNDSNIEENSKTSAASTAADTKVDADAEAGAKSNANDDDDDDEMDIEFEDV, encoded by the coding sequence ATGGATAGACCTATAGATGACATTGTAAAAAGTCTTTTGAAGTTTGTCGTCAGAGGGTTTTATGGCGGCTCCTTTGTACTCGTACTCGACGCTATACTGTTTCACTCTGTACTAGCTGAAGATGACTTGAAGCAGCTTTTGAGCATAAATAAGACGGAATTGGGTCCACTCATTGCTAGACTAAGGTCCGATAGGCTAATATCCATACATAAGCAAAGAGAATACCCGCCCAACTCCAAAAGTGTGGAAAGAGTCTATTATTATGTAAAATACCCCCATGCTATTGACGCCATCAAGTGGAAAGTCCATCAAGTGGTACAGAGACTGAAGGATGACTTAGACAAAAATTCAGAACCAAACGGTTACATGTGCTCTATTTGTGAGACCAAGTACACCCAATTAGAGGCGGTACAATTACTAAATTTTGACAGGACAGAATTTTTATGTTCGTTATGTGATGAACCGTTAGTGGAAGATGATTCtggtaaaaaaaacaaagaaaagcagGATAAGCTGAACAGGCTGATGGACCAAATCCAACCCATCattgattctttgaaaaagattgaTGACTCgagaattgaagaaaacacttTCGAAATTGCATTAGCTCGTTTGATACCTCCTCAAAATCAATCCCATGCCGCTTACACATACAATCCAAAGAAAGGCAGCACCATGTTTAGACCCGGTGATTCTGCTCCATTACCAAATCTTATGGGCACTGCTCTTAACAACGATAGCAGTAGACGTGCGGGCGCTAACTCACAAGCTACTCTACACATCAATATCACCACAGCAAGTGACGAAGTGGCTCAAAGGGAGCTTCAAGAAAGACAGGCcgaagagaaaagaaagcaaaacgCCGTTCCCGAATGGCACAAACAAAGTACCATCGGTAAATCAGCCCTTGGAAGATtggataatgaagaagaatttgatCCTGCGGTCACTGCATCTGCCATGGATTCCATGAATGCGAACAACGAATCCGTGCAAGAAAACTCTTACCAAACTAATAATAGAATTTTGACTGAGcaagaaatggaagaaagagaaaacgaaaagacTTTGAATGATTACTATGCTGCGTTagcaaagaaacaagcaAAGCTAAACAAGGAacaggaagaagaagaagaggaggaggaagaggaagaagacgtAGAAGAGGATATGGAAGATGTGggagatgaagatgatgaagatgcgGCTGAAAACGCATTCGAGGATGAGTTTGAAGATGTGACTGATGCAGCTGATACAGTCAAAACAGAACCAAAAGACAGTAATTTAAACAGCGTTAAACAAAATTCCAATGACAGCAATATCGaagaaaactcaaaaacaTCTGCCGCTTCAACTGCTGCAGATACAAAGGTGGATGCAGATGCAGAAGCAGGCGCAAAATCAAATGCtaatgacgatgatgacgatgacgagATGGAcattgaatttgaagacGTTTAG
- the TCD2 gene encoding tRNA threonylcarbamoyladenosine dehydratase has product MEKDAWKIIAATALFTVAMTTVADCAWTRWQTQGKAVAQVQRNDEKDEEQTKSKIDRYHQYDEQFIRQFLKNNIGFLGEDTIEKLSNQYVVVVGAGGVGSWVVNSLVRSGCRKIRVVDFDQVSLSSLNRHSCAILNDVGTPKVECLRRHMHEIAPWCEIDPINELWTIENGERLTLGNGAPDFVVDCIDNIETKVDLLEFAYNCGIKVISSMGASAKSDPTKLNVGDIATTEEDPLARVVRRKLKKRGILSGIPVVFSAEKPDPKKAKLLPLPDEEYERGKVDELSALKDFRVRILPVLGTMPSLFGLTITTWILSNISDKPLEPIEGKNRIKVYDGIYQSLTGQMSRVGRPTQRIPLALKDVSYLVEEVFRGKSPISGISTRLTLSKWDPSKPISLQNVTVLTKDEQREHENRILKGNESLSDVYDADVLELVSQRFKEEAYYSQFR; this is encoded by the coding sequence atggaaaaagaTGCATGGAAAATAATAGCTGCTACAGCGCTATTCACTGTGGCAATGACTACAGTCGCAGACTGTGCTTGGACACGTTGGCAAACACAAGGGAAGGCAGTGGCGCAAGTGCAACGgaatgatgaaaaagacGAAGAACAAACAAAGTCCAAAATAGACAGATATCACCAATATGATGAACAGTTCATTCGCcaatttttaaagaacAATATTGGTTTTCTTGGTGAGGATACGATCGAAAAGCTATCTAACCAATacgttgttgttgtgggTGCAGGCGGTGTTGGGTCTTGGGTAGTCAACTCATTGGTACGTTCGGGATGTCGAAAGATCAGAGTCGTGGATTTTGACCAAGTTTCATTAAGCTCATTAAATAGGCACAGTTGTGCTATACTAAATGACGTGGGTACTCCCAAAGTGGAATGTTTACGAAGACATATGCACGAAATTGCACCATGGTGTGAAATTGACCCAATTAATGAACTGTGGACCATCGAAAATGGCGAAAGATTGACCCTTGGAAACGGCGCTCCTGATTTCGTCGTGGACTGTATTGATAACATTGAAACAAAAGTTGACTTACTAGAGTTTGCCTACAACTGCGGCATTAAAGTGATTTCCTCCATGGGTGCTTCTGCCAAGAGTGATCCTACAAAACTTAACGTGGGCGATATAGCGACTACTGAAGAAGACCCTCTTGCGAGGGTAGTAAGAAggaaactgaagaaaagaggtATCCTTTCTGGTATCCCTGTGGTGTTTAGTGCCGAAAAGCCGGATCCCAAAAAGGCTAAATTATTGCCTTTGCCTGATGAAGAATACgaaagaggaaaagttGACGAGCTCAGCGCTTTGAAGGATTTCCGTGTAAGAATTTTACCAGTTCTAGGTACTATGCCAAGTTTGTTTGGATTGACCATAACCACATGGATCTTGTCTAATATATCCGATAAACCTTTGGAACCTATCGAGGGTAAAAACAGAATCAAGGTATACGACGGTATATATCAGTCATTGACTGGCCAGATGAGCAGAGTCGGTAGACCAACCCAACGGATACCATTAGCTTTGAAGGATGTTAGCTACCtggttgaagaagtttttaGGGGTAAATCTCCAATCAGCGGAATTTCCACTAGACTAACTCTATCTAAATGGGATCCCTCCAAACCTATTTCGTTGCAAAATGTAACCGTTCTAACCAAAGACGAACAAAGAGAACACGAAAACCGTATTTTAAAAGGCAACGAAAGTTTAAGTGATGTTTATGATGCGGATGTTCTGGAACTGGTTTCACAAAGgtttaaagaagaagcttACTATTCTCAGTTTAGATGA